The Mastacembelus armatus chromosome 4, fMasArm1.2, whole genome shotgun sequence genome segment TTCGTAAGGTTTCATTTGAACTGAATCAGACTGGGGCAGCGTGTTTAACCTGAGGTTTCTGATATTTACAGTATAGCCAGTTGGGCCGACTCTCTGTGGGTCCCATCAGTTATGCTGAGGATGAAGATGGCAAACTGCTTCCCCTCGTCGTCTGTAAGGAGTGCTACAAGAAAGGTAGCCTGGAGCCCTCTGACGGGGTCTACAACATTGACGCCCAGTTGGAGACAAGTGAGTGGGATCATTTAGTTTTAGTccaaaataatcaaataacaaaaacttttttgtttttcatcatatCAATGTGGAGATTTTAAGTATTTACGCATATCTTACCCTGTGCCACCAATAGACAAGCATAACTCCCTTTGCAAATCCCaccattatgttttattaaaactgtgaTATGAAGGAACCACTGGCCAAGTGCTGCATTTTAGATGTTTTCACTCTGTTAATTTCTTTCCTCTCAGTTTGTATGTCACATGACCCTAAGACTGCAAACCAGTGGAGAACCCATAATTCATCCTTTTTTGATCTGGACTTTTACAGGTATACGGTGCCATCTGTCCGGTGCAgtacaacattttattttcgATTTTTCTGTTGGACATCAAAATGACGTTTTTAAACCACTGCCTGCTTTTGTTTCCAGGCTTGTTGACATCACAATAACTTTCCAGCTGAAAGGAATCAATCTACAGACAGTGCGTTCGCGCGAGTTACCTGACTGCTACTCATTCTCTGTCACTGTATGACTCAGCTGTTTTCTATTATATTGACAATTTGAAAAACCTTTGAGACTATTAGCACTTTGACTGTActtgttttaaatttgttaaGCATTAAGATGACagatctttttaaaaatccaaaatagACAGGAGTGCTGTTTAAAAACTATTAATCTCAGAGTATTCGATGATGTGAcaacatttattgttttactaaTCTAATTTCCTTTGGTCTTGTCCCTAGATAACGTTTGACAATCAGTGTCACAGTGGAATGGTGAAAATATGGCTGAACATAGGCACTGAGAGGAGTGCATGCACAGACTGGAAGATATCTGGGACAGGTAAGGTACAGTTATCTATTCTAATGGAAATGTGATGCGCCAGTTTCAGAGCCTGGATACAGTTGAGTGttggctgtttttcctgctgatAACTTGTGATTATAAGTAATGAATGAGTGTTAAATAAGAGATAAAccataacacaaacacacacactttatctcTGTTTCAGCTCAGAAGAACACACACTATCTTCTGGTGTTTGATGGCTTTGTCATTCTGATTTGCCTCACGTCAGCCGTGCTATGCACCCGCTCCATCATACTGGCTGTGAGGTTACTCCAGGTCAGCTGATTCTGTTCATGCTGTACAGTCtgaaaatttgtgatttttttgtcttttctcgAACTGTCAGTCTTTCTTGATTTACCAATTGATAAAAACTTTCTTTCACTTTGCtttcattcattgattcattCTATGTTATTTAAATCTAATTCCAAGCACATCTGGATATGactgaaatctttttttgtacacacacatttgtatatGTACactactgtgcagaagttttaggcacGAGAAATATACATGGGATgccttttaatataaattactgaatagtttttcatttttcagttaaCTTCATCCAAAGTGCAGCAGAGGGAACAAACCTcaatctaatcagtatctgccctttgcccttaaaccagcatcAGTTGGACctgacacagtttctcctgggACTttgcaccttggagaagctgctgcagttcctctgtagattcaggctgtcccagtgtttctgtctcttcctgtggTCCCAGtttgactccacactgccccgatcagggctctgtgaccatctgctgcaggactcctggttcaTCTtacctctgaaaatagttcttcatgatctttagtgggttctttatggacttaTGAGcctgggatcaatcagagaactggtggtgCTGTGTCATAACAATCTAAAACATAAAAcctctgcacagtactgtatttctgcatatttttccTGCTGGTAATGGAATACTGTCAGTGTTCTGTGTCTATTTCTAATAAACAGAATTTGCATTGTTGTATTTTCAGAGATTTTCCCGATTCCTTCATGAGAACTACAATCGTAAAGTGTGTGAGGACGACCAGAGAGAGTTTCTTAACGGCTGGTATGTGCTGGTCATTGTCAGTGACCTCTTGGCTATAATTGGATCAATactgaaaatggaaatacaagCAAAGGTAAAATtaataatttctatttttatgtaCTATACTAATGCATGGCTTAAGATAAATGTAATACAAAGGCAAGGCAAAAGtctgtatttattaattttgtcTGTGTTGAATCGTCTGCATTAATTTTGTGGTTTCTGCAGTAATTAAAGTTAAATGAtcagtgaaaaggaaaaaaataaaagtatttaaaattttTAGCAGTCAGTTCCATAGTAATATGAAGCTAACTGCATGGTATCAGCTCTGATTTTACATCATGTTATTCGTTAactaactgaaaaataaaatagctgTTAAATAATCCCTGGTGGACTTTGGAGCAAAACAATTGTCTATTTTAACCAGTCTGTATGTCCTTTTTATTGCCACCAAGTTCAAGGGTTTACCCAAAGTGGACAGAAATATTGGTGCACTAGAGGCTTGGGTTACGTCAAATATTTGCACATACTGCAGATTCCTGAAGGTCTGATTTCCGAGTGAGACAATGCACCTGACTGAGAGAACACTAACATGACTTTCTTTTTGTAGAGCCTGACCAGCTACGATGTGTGTAGTATCTTCCTGGGAACATCTACATTAATGGTGTGGGTCAGCGTAATCAGGTACTTGGGATACTTCCAGAAATACAATGTGAGTGTTAACCTTTTTCTGCCCCTATACAGGCCGTTGTGAATCCAGCTAGACGAAACTTGTTCTTAGTTTCCTTTagggtttattgtaaaaaaaaataaatatcttggTGAGCATCATAACCCATGCTGTCCAAAGAGTTTGAGTCGTTGTATAGATTAACTACAATCTGCAGTTAAGTCAGTACTGTGTATATTCAGTGGTGGTTTCAAAACACTTTTtacagtttgtaaaaaaaaaaaaaaagaaaagaaattgaaCTCCTCTGtagtcaaatgttttttttgtttcatgtttctgttattCTTTGCTTTTTGCCTGTATGCTTTGCGTGTTTCTGCTGTAGGTGCTAATTTTGACCATGAAAGCAGCCTTCCCCAAGGTCCTGCgtttctgctgctgtgccgGTATGATCTACCTTGGCTACACCTTTTGCGGGTGGATTGTACTGGGCCCGTACCATGAAAAGGTAATTGAGGCAGTGGATTAGATGAATGAGTTTATGATGTGCATGGGATAAGACAGAAGTTATGGGGACTATCACGTCTGTTTTTGTGACCTTGCTCCTTTAGCCACAACATGTGGCTAAATCAGGGAACTCCTACATAGTGAGAGGGTAAATTGTGATTTAACactagttttaaaaaaaaaaaaaaaaaaaaaaaaaggatcattACCATGAAGATTCACCATTAATTCCGTTTAAATAAATCAAGTGGTGATGTTCATGTTAGGAAATGTCAAATGTACAATTATTCTGTACAAAGTAtcatcagatttaaaaaaaatctaaatgaatgTTCATCAAAATGAAAGAATCTTGTCTATTTTAATTCTATTTATTAGACCTAATACagataattattaatatttacagtagttCAAACTGTACTTTATCTGATATTATCATatggttgtttggtttttgaAATGGAGTTTCAGGATAACATCCTAGAAATTaatgaaactgcaaaaatgGCTTTGGGCCTCCATTTTCCAGAAGCAGCATGAGTTCATTGACCATTCTAATCTGTAAACATGCAGGTTAGCCACTAGGTGTCGGTATATGTTTGCCAGTAATAACTTGGCTTTGGCGACAGCTAGACACATACTTCTTGCCACATTTATACAGTCAcagctttttctgtttgaagCATGTTCTGGagatttttctctcccttttttgACTGTATAgttaaattgaaataaaatgggGATATGGGTGGTGGCTTGGTCGGTGGGGGGTAAAGGACATCAGTGTCCCTAAACTCAAATCAGGGATGCTGCAATTTTACAAATGAGGGTAATGTCAGGACACCACGGACACATTATTGTTTGGAAAGCAGAAGAACATATAAAGGTTCTTAGGAAAAAGCAGATATTTTCACTGTGCTTTGGGGGGCAATTGGACAGGGAGGGACCATAGCTTCAGCTCAGGGCAGCCTGTCACCTTAGCTCCCTGGACCGCAAGTGCCATCAGGGAAAATACGAGTGTTTAGCTGCCTCgcctgttaaaataaattatttacgG includes the following:
- the mcoln2 gene encoding mucolipin-2 isoform X2, which codes for MELLVRYLDRSNSISSVPTQDIIKEENLRDDLKYYFMNPCEKYRARRNIPWKLGVQILKIVMITTQLILFGLNNQLVVSYKEENTMALKNLFLKDYRGVDEDDYSVAVYTQHDVYDRLFYVLEQYSQLGRLSVGPISYAEDEDGKLLPLVVCKECYKKGSLEPSDGVYNIDAQLETICMSHDPKTANQWRTHNSSFFDLDFYRLVDITITFQLKGINLQTITFDNQCHSGMVKIWLNIGTERSACTDWKISGTAQKNTHYLLVFDGFVILICLTSAVLCTRSIILAVRLLQRFSRFLHENYNRKVCEDDQREFLNGWYVLVIVSDLLAIIGSILKMEIQAKSLTSYDVCSIFLGTSTLMVWVSVIRYLGYFQKYNVLILTMKAAFPKVLRFCCCAGMIYLGYTFCGWIVLGPYHEKFEGLSRVAECLFSLLNGDDMFTTFAQLKDKNTVVWLFSRAYLFTFISLFIYMVLSLFIALITDAYETIKNYQENGFPLTDLQKFLREQKDFPVVEENSQTDVHIRRSVLCCCPRFPENDDIILIS
- the mcoln2 gene encoding mucolipin-2 isoform X1 codes for the protein MELLVRYLDRSNSISSVPTQDIIKEENLRDDLKYYFMNPCEKYRARRNIPWKLGVQILKIVMITTQLILFGLNNQLVVSYKEENTMALKNLFLKDYRGVDEDDYSVAVYTQHDVYDRLFYVLEQYSQLGRLSVGPISYAEDEDGKLLPLVVCKECYKKGSLEPSDGVYNIDAQLETICMSHDPKTANQWRTHNSSFFDLDFYRLVDITITFQLKGINLQTVRSRELPDCYSFSVTITFDNQCHSGMVKIWLNIGTERSACTDWKISGTAQKNTHYLLVFDGFVILICLTSAVLCTRSIILAVRLLQRFSRFLHENYNRKVCEDDQREFLNGWYVLVIVSDLLAIIGSILKMEIQAKSLTSYDVCSIFLGTSTLMVWVSVIRYLGYFQKYNVLILTMKAAFPKVLRFCCCAGMIYLGYTFCGWIVLGPYHEKFEGLSRVAECLFSLLNGDDMFTTFAQLKDKNTVVWLFSRAYLFTFISLFIYMVLSLFIALITDAYETIKNYQENGFPLTDLQKFLREQKDFPVVEENSQTDVHIRRSVLCCCPRFPENDDIILIS